In a genomic window of Acidimicrobiia bacterium:
- a CDS encoding flavodoxin-dependent (E)-4-hydroxy-3-methylbut-2-enyl-diphosphate synthase, with amino-acid sequence MSPVSSPLPTPSSCSSSLSECRRSISTSEIPSDWARRPVEIGESSFPRRQTRQVMVGNVPVGGGAPITVQSMTITKTADVEGTLQQIYALAAAGADIVRCTCNEIAAAEGLAQIIPRSPVPIVADIHHQYRMALAALDAGVQCLRLNPGNIRKPEHIKLVAQECKDRGIPIRIGVNGGSLDPKLYEKYGGRVTPEAMVESAQQELAYFEEVGFDNVKISVKASSVPLMIEAYRQLADVTDHPLHLGVTEAGPPPVGLLKGTAGLATLLAEGIGDTIRYSLTADPVEEARAGRQLLEVLGLRERKNVDLIACPSCGRAEIDVIQVAQDAMAAFGDREIPLQVAVMGCVVNGPGEARDADIGIAAGNKRGHLFVKGRNVAVVPEDEMVSALVEWAEFIHAHGAEAAIARVDTAKAEREAERDRAVLLAEQGDDANQSEQRVDLIRKRASL; translated from the coding sequence ATGTCTCCCGTCTCATCCCCCTTACCTACGCCGTCATCATGTTCTTCCTCATTATCGGAATGTCGGCGATCTATCTCGACGTCCGAGATCCCATCGGACTGGGCTAGGAGACCGGTGGAAATCGGCGAGTCGTCGTTCCCGCGCCGCCAGACCCGCCAGGTCATGGTGGGCAATGTTCCCGTGGGGGGTGGCGCACCCATCACGGTGCAGTCGATGACCATCACCAAGACGGCCGATGTCGAGGGCACGCTGCAACAGATCTACGCCCTAGCCGCCGCCGGCGCCGACATCGTGCGGTGCACCTGCAACGAGATCGCGGCGGCCGAGGGTCTCGCCCAGATCATCCCGCGTTCGCCGGTGCCCATCGTGGCCGATATCCACCACCAGTACCGGATGGCCCTGGCCGCCCTCGATGCCGGGGTGCAGTGCCTGCGCCTGAATCCCGGCAACATCCGCAAGCCTGAGCACATCAAACTGGTGGCCCAGGAGTGTAAGGACCGGGGCATTCCGATCCGGATCGGGGTGAACGGCGGCAGTCTCGACCCGAAGTTGTACGAGAAGTACGGCGGCCGGGTTACCCCCGAAGCCATGGTGGAATCGGCGCAACAAGAACTGGCCTACTTCGAGGAAGTGGGCTTCGACAACGTGAAGATTTCCGTGAAGGCATCGAGCGTGCCGCTGATGATCGAGGCCTATCGACAGTTGGCCGACGTCACCGATCACCCCCTGCATCTGGGGGTTACCGAGGCCGGTCCGCCGCCGGTCGGGCTCCTCAAGGGCACTGCCGGTCTCGCCACGCTGCTGGCCGAGGGCATCGGCGACACCATTCGCTACAGCCTCACCGCCGACCCGGTGGAGGAGGCCCGCGCCGGGCGCCAACTGCTCGAGGTGCTGGGGCTGCGGGAGCGCAAGAACGTGGATCTCATCGCCTGTCCCAGTTGCGGCCGGGCCGAAATCGATGTGATCCAGGTCGCCCAGGACGCCATGGCCGCCTTCGGGGATCGGGAAATCCCCCTGCAGGTGGCGGTCATGGGATGCGTCGTGAATGGTCCCGGGGAGGCGCGCGACGCCGACATCGGCATCGCGGCGGGCAACAAGCGCGGTCATCTGTTCGTGAAGGGCCGCAACGTGGCGGTCGTGCCCGAGGACGAGATGGTTTCGGCGCTGGTCGAGTGGGCGGAGTTCATCCATGCTCATGGGGCCGAGGCCGCCATTGCCCGGGTGGATACCGCCAAGGCCGAGCGGGAGGCCGAACGGGACCGTGCTGTGCTGCTCGCCGAACAGGGTGATGATGCGAATCAGTCCGAGCAGCGGGTGGACCTGATCCGCAAGCGGGCCAGCCTCTAA
- a CDS encoding PDZ domain-containing protein: MTDTNILPTEPVRPVEPVRPAGKPAGEVAGEPWRVSVLAALVLAIAYYGGVGWFLTIAGLLIMIFLHELGHYMAARRSGMKVTEFFLFFGPKIWSFRRGETEYGIKLLPLGAYVRIIGMSNLDTDVTPEDEPRTYRQQSYPKRLLVASAGSLMHFLQAIVLFFIAFSILGIDGGGGLGERLGAPPPPVIVGSVSEGSGAAAAGVLEGDLVVSIDGTDVESFSDVGPLVVARAGETVAVEVERNGELLTLNATLGRREEDSSMGFLGIGNADVPAAKVRVNPMEGAVQAVELTAIGIKETATSLVGFFAHDLGDFSRSVAQGSSVQGSEANSADSGDSGDSGDSSASRAPRSGDEKRLMSLPGIARIGASLVGEGLGDFLVFFALINISLGVLNMLPMLPLDGGHVVIATYERIRSTKGRHYMADVSRLIPLTYAVIMFFLIIGMSAIYLDVRDPIGLG; encoded by the coding sequence GTGACCGACACCAACATTCTCCCCACTGAACCCGTTCGCCCCGTCGAACCCGTTCGCCCCGCCGGGAAACCGGCCGGGGAGGTAGCCGGTGAGCCGTGGCGCGTGAGCGTGCTGGCGGCACTGGTGTTGGCCATTGCCTATTACGGGGGCGTGGGATGGTTCCTCACCATCGCGGGCCTGTTGATCATGATCTTCCTCCACGAACTCGGCCACTACATGGCGGCGCGGCGTTCGGGCATGAAGGTCACCGAGTTCTTCCTGTTCTTTGGCCCGAAGATCTGGTCGTTCCGACGGGGTGAGACCGAATACGGCATCAAGTTGCTGCCCCTAGGCGCTTATGTGCGCATCATTGGCATGTCCAACCTCGATACCGATGTGACCCCCGAGGACGAACCGCGTACCTACCGGCAACAGTCCTACCCGAAGCGATTGTTGGTGGCATCGGCGGGCTCGCTCATGCATTTCCTGCAGGCGATCGTGTTGTTCTTCATCGCCTTTTCCATCCTGGGGATAGACGGCGGCGGCGGGTTGGGTGAGCGCCTGGGTGCCCCACCGCCTCCGGTGATTGTGGGCAGCGTGAGTGAGGGATCGGGCGCGGCCGCTGCCGGCGTTCTCGAGGGCGATCTCGTGGTGTCCATCGACGGCACTGACGTGGAGTCCTTTTCTGACGTAGGCCCACTGGTGGTGGCCCGCGCCGGCGAGACGGTGGCGGTCGAGGTGGAGCGCAACGGCGAACTGCTCACCCTGAACGCCACGTTGGGGCGGCGTGAAGAAGACAGCAGTATGGGGTTCTTGGGTATCGGCAACGCCGACGTGCCGGCGGCCAAGGTGCGGGTGAACCCGATGGAAGGGGCTGTTCAGGCGGTGGAACTCACCGCCATCGGGATAAAGGAGACCGCCACGAGCCTCGTCGGATTCTTTGCCCATGATCTCGGCGACTTCAGCCGCAGCGTGGCGCAAGGCAGTTCTGTCCAAGGCTCCGAGGCGAACTCGGCGGATTCGGGGGATTCGGGGGATTCGGGGGATTCGAGCGCATCCCGGGCGCCCCGGTCCGGCGACGAGAAGCGGCTGATGTCCTTGCCGGGGATCGCTCGTATTGGGGCTTCCCTGGTGGGCGAGGGCCTGGGTGACTTCCTCGTGTTCTTCGCCCTCATCAACATCTCCCTCGGCGTGCTCAACATGCTCCCGATGCTGCCGCTCGATGGTGGCCACGTGGTGATCGCTACCTACGAGCGGATTCGCTCCACTAAGGGCCGTCATTACATGGCCGATGTCTCCCGTCTCATCCCCCTTACCTACGCCGTCATCATGTTCTTCCTCATTATCGGAATGTCGGCGATCTATCTCGACGTCCGAGATCCCATCGGACTGGGCTAG
- a CDS encoding 1-deoxy-D-xylulose-5-phosphate reductoisomerase, translated as MTTSVSILGSTGSIGTQALSVIEAEPERFEVVALGAGSSVAQLVEQAQRWRPRVVAIADDSRAAELAARVPSGTDVVGGPDALASIANTGDVCVNGVVGFAGLGVTLAALGGGTRLALANKESLIAAGPVVRRVRDAPGAGELVPVDSEHCAIHQSLRAQHPQGVAGDWVGRIVLTASGGPFRGRTKADLAEVTVADALAHPTWSMGPKITIDSSTLMNKGLEVIEAHELFGVGYDRIEVVVHPQSIVHSMAEFTDGSTMAQLSLPDMRLPIAYALAYPDRIDTAFGRVDWSSLRRLDFEPPDADAFPCLGLAYEAGRMGETAPAWLNAANEVAVAAFLEGQIPWITIPDVLTEVLSRHDGGEAESVDAVIEADRAARAAATGVIAERFAK; from the coding sequence GTGACCACCTCCGTGTCCATCCTCGGCTCGACTGGGTCGATCGGCACGCAGGCACTGTCGGTCATCGAGGCCGAGCCCGAGCGGTTCGAGGTAGTGGCACTCGGAGCCGGATCTTCCGTGGCGCAGTTGGTGGAGCAGGCGCAGCGGTGGCGCCCCAGGGTGGTGGCGATCGCCGATGATTCCCGGGCCGCCGAACTGGCGGCCCGGGTGCCGTCGGGTACCGACGTGGTGGGGGGTCCGGATGCGCTTGCCAGTATCGCCAACACGGGTGATGTGTGTGTGAATGGCGTCGTGGGCTTCGCCGGGCTGGGCGTGACCTTGGCTGCCCTCGGCGGGGGTACGCGGCTGGCCCTGGCCAACAAGGAGTCGCTTATTGCGGCCGGGCCGGTCGTGCGGCGGGTTCGCGATGCGCCCGGTGCCGGCGAGCTGGTGCCGGTGGATAGCGAGCACTGCGCTATCCACCAGAGCTTGCGGGCCCAGCACCCGCAGGGGGTCGCGGGCGACTGGGTAGGTCGCATCGTGCTCACCGCATCCGGGGGTCCGTTCCGTGGTCGCACGAAAGCCGATCTGGCCGAGGTCACCGTCGCCGATGCGTTGGCGCACCCCACGTGGTCCATGGGGCCAAAGATCACCATCGATTCCTCCACCCTCATGAACAAGGGCTTGGAGGTGATTGAGGCCCATGAACTTTTTGGGGTGGGCTATGACCGCATCGAGGTAGTGGTGCATCCGCAGTCGATCGTGCACTCGATGGCCGAGTTCACCGACGGCAGCACCATGGCGCAGTTGTCCCTGCCCGACATGCGACTGCCGATTGCCTACGCATTGGCCTACCCCGATCGAATCGACACGGCGTTCGGGCGCGTCGACTGGTCCTCATTGCGACGGCTCGATTTTGAGCCGCCCGACGCGGATGCCTTCCCCTGTCTGGGTCTGGCTTATGAGGCAGGACGGATGGGGGAAACCGCCCCGGCGTGGCTCAATGCGGCCAACGAAGTGGCGGTGGCGGCCTTCCTGGAGGGCCAGATTCCCTGGATAACTATCCCTGACGTCCTTACCGAGGTACTTTCCCGGCATGATGGGGGAGAGGCCGAGAGCGTCGACGCTGTCATCGAGGCCGATAGGGCGGCTCGTGCCGCCGCCACGGGCGTCATCGCAGAGAGGTTCGCTAAGTGA
- a CDS encoding phosphatidate cytidylyltransferase translates to MTEKREERSDGPMTPPNEGVRIIGADEAAEAMDRDDVAQRRGGTQPRYGDRPAIHERDGSRPVLRFPLGSSSDPRDIARSAVAPTDPPSGPVSLPHWTEPPTGQVPQILPDQPGESAGDDEDWTSFATASPRWRDDSRSFDGAEGFEDIAAWAEADEVALGALDDRERPTHDDYFTFADLADDDPEGGSRSVFAEDGGLSDNWADSADDATAQSEQQAPRRRRRASAPVAAASGDDDGSGYRPRRAVRSAGGGGDRDMGQAAIVGVVLLGLALVLFKIGPSAAMVLVAAVVGLAAMEFLVVLRQAGYTPLPIVGIVASVGLVIGAYNNGVAVLPGILFLTLAVCLLHYLVGAAAEAPVMNIGVTLLAVLWVGLSGSFAGLMLGIGQPGIGILLAAIIGTVGYDLGGLVIGRNAGSKPLSNASPNKTVEGLVGGMVVAVVVVTAGALVVGFGPINGFVDGLLAGLVIALAAPLGDLCESLIKRDLGIKDMGSILPGHGGVLDRFDAMLFVLPALYLLASVRHFFL, encoded by the coding sequence ATGACCGAGAAACGTGAAGAACGAAGCGACGGGCCCATGACCCCCCCAAACGAGGGGGTGCGCATTATTGGTGCCGATGAGGCCGCCGAGGCGATGGACCGCGATGATGTGGCCCAGCGACGCGGCGGCACTCAGCCGCGCTACGGCGACCGTCCTGCCATCCACGAGCGGGATGGCTCGCGTCCGGTGTTGAGATTCCCCCTGGGTTCGTCGTCGGACCCGCGCGACATCGCGCGTTCGGCGGTAGCCCCCACCGACCCGCCATCGGGTCCGGTGTCGCTGCCCCACTGGACTGAGCCCCCCACCGGGCAGGTCCCCCAGATCCTTCCCGACCAGCCCGGTGAGTCCGCCGGCGACGATGAGGACTGGACCAGTTTTGCCACCGCTAGTCCGCGTTGGCGGGATGACAGTCGGTCCTTCGACGGGGCGGAGGGCTTCGAGGATATTGCCGCCTGGGCGGAGGCTGACGAGGTTGCGCTGGGGGCCCTCGACGACCGTGAGCGTCCCACCCACGACGACTACTTCACCTTCGCCGACCTTGCCGACGACGACCCCGAGGGTGGTTCCCGTTCGGTGTTCGCTGAGGATGGGGGTTTATCCGACAACTGGGCCGACAGCGCCGACGACGCCACCGCTCAGAGCGAGCAGCAGGCGCCGCGGCGCCGGCGTCGAGCCAGCGCGCCCGTAGCGGCGGCTTCTGGCGATGACGATGGCAGCGGCTACCGGCCCCGGCGAGCCGTCCGTTCCGCCGGCGGGGGCGGCGACCGAGATATGGGCCAAGCGGCCATCGTGGGCGTGGTACTCCTCGGCCTCGCTCTCGTGCTCTTCAAAATCGGACCCAGCGCCGCCATGGTGTTGGTGGCCGCCGTGGTGGGTCTCGCCGCCATGGAGTTCTTGGTGGTACTGCGCCAAGCGGGGTACACGCCCCTGCCCATCGTGGGCATCGTGGCCTCGGTGGGCTTGGTGATCGGCGCCTACAACAACGGCGTAGCGGTTCTGCCCGGCATTCTCTTTCTCACCCTGGCGGTCTGCCTCCTGCACTATTTGGTGGGCGCCGCCGCTGAAGCCCCCGTGATGAACATTGGGGTCACGTTGTTGGCCGTGTTGTGGGTTGGGCTCTCCGGGTCGTTCGCCGGCCTCATGCTCGGGATCGGCCAGCCGGGCATCGGGATACTCCTGGCGGCGATCATCGGTACGGTCGGTTACGACCTGGGAGGCCTGGTCATTGGCCGCAACGCCGGGTCTAAGCCGCTTTCGAACGCCAGTCCCAACAAGACGGTGGAGGGCCTGGTGGGGGGCATGGTGGTGGCCGTGGTGGTCGTCACCGCGGGTGCCTTGGTGGTTGGCTTCGGACCGATCAACGGGTTCGTCGATGGTCTTCTCGCCGGCCTCGTGATCGCCCTGGCCGCCCCGCTTGGCGACCTGTGTGAGTCGCTCATCAAGCGTGATCTCGGGATCAAGGACATGGGCTCGATTCTCCCCGGTCATGGTGGGGTGCTGGATCGCTTCGATGCGATGTTGTTTGTCCTTCCCGCCCTCTACCTGCTCGCTTCGGTGCGCCACTTCTTCCTCTAG
- a CDS encoding ribosome recycling factor has translation MTSELIALVLDDAGEKMHRAVDHARKEFSGIRTGRAAPALVEKIMVEYYGSQVPLQQIAGFQVPEARTLVISPYDKTSLAAIEKAIQQSDLGLNPSNDGQNIRLTFPQLTADRRKELVRVVKAMAEDGRVAIRNLRRAARHDLEKADDIPEDDLSRAEKELDKITHAHEAEIDTALEHKEQELLEV, from the coding sequence ATGACCAGCGAGTTGATTGCCCTCGTGCTGGATGACGCCGGCGAGAAGATGCATCGGGCGGTCGACCATGCCCGTAAGGAGTTCTCCGGTATTCGCACCGGCCGTGCCGCCCCCGCCCTGGTGGAAAAGATCATGGTGGAGTACTACGGCAGTCAGGTTCCGCTCCAACAGATTGCCGGATTTCAGGTACCGGAGGCCCGCACGCTGGTGATCAGCCCCTACGACAAAACCTCTCTTGCGGCTATCGAGAAAGCCATTCAGCAGTCCGACTTGGGTCTCAACCCGAGCAACGACGGACAGAACATCCGGCTCACGTTCCCGCAACTCACCGCTGATCGGCGCAAGGAGTTGGTGCGAGTGGTGAAAGCAATGGCGGAGGATGGTCGGGTGGCCATTCGCAATCTTCGTCGAGCGGCTCGCCATGATCTGGAGAAGGCCGACGACATCCCCGAAGACGACCTCTCGCGAGCTGAGAAGGAGTTGGATAAAATAACCCATGCCCATGAGGCGGAGATCGATACGGCGCTCGAGCATAAAGAACAGGAGTTGCTCGAGGTTTGA
- a CDS encoding UMP kinase → MSSSPQYSRVMLKLSGEAFAGQEGNPIDGKVAEFVANEIVAARQLGVEIAVVVGGGNIWRGLTGAGAGMDRAQADYMGMLATVMNALALQDTLERLGQPTRVQSAIHMSQVAEPYIRRRATRHLEKGRVVIFAGGTGNPFFTTDTAAALRAVEIEADVMLRGTHSGVEGLYTDDPRKNPEATLIREVTYLDVLNRGLKAMDSTAITLCMDNALPIVMFDLLRQGNVRSILEGNPIGTVVR, encoded by the coding sequence TTGAGTTCGTCGCCCCAATACTCCCGGGTCATGCTCAAGCTCTCTGGTGAGGCATTTGCCGGGCAGGAGGGGAATCCGATCGATGGCAAGGTGGCCGAGTTCGTGGCCAATGAGATCGTGGCGGCGCGTCAGCTAGGGGTGGAGATCGCGGTCGTGGTGGGCGGCGGCAACATCTGGCGTGGGCTCACCGGGGCCGGCGCGGGGATGGATCGGGCCCAGGCGGACTACATGGGGATGCTCGCCACGGTGATGAATGCCCTGGCCCTGCAGGACACGCTTGAGCGCCTCGGCCAACCCACCCGTGTGCAGAGCGCCATCCACATGTCGCAGGTGGCCGAGCCCTACATTCGCCGCCGGGCCACTCGGCACCTCGAAAAAGGCCGGGTCGTTATCTTCGCCGGGGGTACCGGCAACCCCTTCTTCACCACCGACACCGCGGCAGCGTTGCGGGCGGTTGAGATCGAGGCCGACGTGATGCTGCGGGGCACCCATTCCGGCGTCGAGGGCCTCTACACCGATGATCCTCGCAAGAACCCCGAGGCCACCCTCATCCGTGAGGTCACCTATCTAGACGTGCTGAACCGCGGCCTGAAAGCGATGGATTCCACCGCCATTACCCTCTGCATGGACAACGCCCTACCGATCGTGATGTTCGACCTGCTGCGTCAGGGCAACGTCCGGTCCATCCTCGAGGGAAATCCAATCGGTACTGTGGTGCGATGA
- the tsf gene encoding translation elongation factor Ts: MSFTAKDVQALRQATGAGMMDSKRALTETGGDFDAAAKSLREKGLAKSVDRSDRENTQGAVAVGSMSGAAAIVELKCETDFVAKSEQFLEVLDVLLAAVLAEGESGVDTQKERVDDLKVTLKENIDVGRVRWLPVAEDQVIDTYLHRQEGRGVNAVVVVLNNGDAALAHEVAVSAAFSKPRFLTRDEVPQAEADDERLTLEGITRAEGKPEQAMEKIVSGRLNAWYKDQVLLEQPYAKDDKMSITELLGAATIAGFAQVYIGS, translated from the coding sequence ATGTCGTTTACCGCCAAGGACGTCCAGGCTCTTCGCCAGGCCACCGGCGCCGGGATGATGGATTCCAAGCGCGCCCTCACCGAGACCGGCGGCGACTTCGATGCCGCCGCCAAGTCGCTGCGGGAAAAGGGCCTCGCCAAGTCCGTCGACCGCTCGGACCGCGAGAACACGCAGGGGGCCGTGGCGGTTGGGTCGATGTCCGGCGCCGCCGCCATCGTGGAACTCAAGTGCGAAACCGATTTCGTGGCTAAATCCGAGCAGTTCCTGGAGGTGCTCGACGTCTTGCTGGCCGCCGTGCTGGCGGAGGGCGAGTCCGGCGTGGATACGCAAAAGGAGCGAGTCGACGACCTCAAGGTGACCCTCAAGGAGAACATCGATGTGGGTCGGGTTCGATGGCTTCCGGTGGCCGAGGACCAGGTGATTGATACCTACTTGCACAGGCAAGAGGGTCGAGGCGTGAACGCGGTGGTGGTCGTGTTGAACAACGGCGACGCCGCGCTGGCCCATGAGGTTGCGGTGTCGGCGGCTTTTAGCAAGCCCCGATTCCTCACCCGAGACGAGGTGCCTCAAGCCGAGGCGGACGACGAGCGCCTCACCCTGGAAGGCATCACCAGGGCTGAGGGCAAGCCCGAGCAGGCCATGGAAAAGATCGTGAGCGGGCGCTTGAACGCCTGGTACAAGGATCAGGTCCTCCTGGAACAGCCCTACGCCAAGGACGACAAAATGTCGATCACCGAACTGCTCGGCGCCGCCACCATCGCCGGCTTCGCTCAGGTGTACATCGGCTCTTGA
- the rpsB gene encoding 30S ribosomal protein S2 — MAVVTMKQLLEAGVHFGHQTRRWNPKMKRFIFGERGGIYIIDLQQTLGRIETAYSFVRDLVADGGTVLFIGTKKQAQDPIQSYAEKVGMPYINQRWLGGMLTNFSTIGKRVAKMQEYRRMRASGEFDAMPKKEALLLSRELEKLERNLGGIAQMERIPDAVFILDTKKEYIGVTEANKLGIPIIAVVDTNCDPDIVQFVIPGNDDAIRSGSLMCRIIADAVEEGRYIAARRSEASAAASAALAASVVTAVGAEDEEARVATEQAEARRLALLAQQAREARIASGQGPAIPPPPALVTEAPVTEAPVTEAPVTEALVTEALVTEAPVTEAPVTEAPVTEAPVTEAPVTEAPVTEAPPVQG, encoded by the coding sequence GTGGCCGTCGTCACCATGAAGCAGTTGCTCGAGGCCGGAGTTCACTTCGGACACCAGACCCGTCGGTGGAACCCGAAGATGAAGCGCTTTATCTTCGGTGAGCGCGGCGGTATCTACATCATTGATCTGCAGCAGACCTTGGGTCGGATCGAGACCGCCTACAGCTTTGTTCGCGATCTTGTTGCCGATGGGGGAACCGTGTTGTTCATCGGTACCAAGAAGCAGGCGCAGGACCCGATCCAGAGTTACGCCGAGAAGGTCGGTATGCCGTATATCAACCAGCGCTGGCTCGGCGGCATGCTCACCAACTTCTCCACCATCGGCAAGCGCGTGGCCAAGATGCAGGAGTACCGCCGTATGCGGGCCTCCGGTGAGTTCGACGCCATGCCCAAGAAGGAGGCGCTCCTGCTCAGCCGTGAGCTCGAGAAACTGGAACGCAACCTCGGGGGTATCGCCCAGATGGAGCGCATCCCCGACGCCGTGTTCATTCTGGACACGAAGAAGGAATACATCGGCGTCACCGAGGCCAACAAACTCGGTATTCCGATCATCGCGGTGGTGGACACCAACTGTGATCCCGACATTGTTCAATTCGTGATTCCGGGCAACGACGATGCCATCCGATCGGGCAGCCTGATGTGCCGGATCATCGCCGATGCCGTGGAAGAGGGGCGCTACATCGCCGCTCGCCGGAGCGAAGCCTCCGCTGCCGCTAGTGCCGCTCTCGCCGCCAGTGTGGTCACCGCAGTGGGCGCCGAAGATGAGGAGGCGCGTGTCGCTACCGAGCAGGCCGAGGCGCGTCGCCTGGCCCTGCTGGCCCAACAGGCGCGTGAGGCTCGCATCGCGTCGGGTCAGGGGCCCGCCATCCCGCCCCCGCCCGCCCTCGTTACCGAGGCCCCTGTTACCGAGGCCCCTGTTACCGAGGCCCCTGTTACCGAGGCCCTCGTTACCGAGGCCCTCGTTACCGAGGCCCCTGTTACCGAGGCCCCTGTTACCGAGGCCCCTGTTACCGAGGCCCCTGTTACCGAGGCCCCTGTTACCGAGGCCCCTGTTACCGAGGCCCCCCCGGTCCAGGGCTAA
- the whiG gene encoding RNA polymerase sigma factor WhiG yields the protein MSNIDPDLERLWAEYKADDTRELRDQLIVHYSPLVKYVAGRVASGLPQNVDQADLVSYGIFGLIDAIEKFSLDRGFKFETYAISRIKGSILDELRSIDWVPRSVRAKARAMENAYSKLQGELHRTPSDSELAEELDLTDDQLQATLGQISFTGLVALDEMLAGSDRGDSMTMGDTLADDGLGPVAAYEVEEMRHILASAIARLPEREKTVLTLYYYEGLTLAEIGSILGVTESRVCQIHTKAVIQLRSRMAASEREPA from the coding sequence ATGAGCAATATTGATCCCGATCTTGAGCGGCTGTGGGCCGAATACAAAGCCGATGACACGCGGGAGTTGCGCGATCAGTTGATCGTGCATTACTCGCCGCTGGTCAAGTACGTGGCGGGGCGGGTAGCGAGCGGTCTGCCCCAGAACGTGGATCAGGCCGATCTCGTCTCCTACGGCATCTTTGGCCTCATCGATGCCATTGAGAAGTTCAGCCTTGATCGGGGCTTCAAGTTCGAGACCTACGCGATCTCCCGCATCAAGGGCAGCATTCTCGACGAACTTCGCTCGATCGACTGGGTGCCCCGGTCGGTGCGGGCCAAGGCCCGGGCGATGGAAAACGCCTATTCCAAGCTCCAGGGCGAACTCCACCGCACGCCCTCGGATTCTGAACTCGCCGAGGAACTCGATCTCACCGACGATCAACTCCAAGCCACGCTCGGACAGATCTCCTTCACCGGTCTCGTGGCGCTGGACGAGATGCTCGCCGGCAGCGACCGAGGCGATTCCATGACCATGGGCGACACGCTGGCCGACGACGGGCTCGGCCCGGTGGCGGCCTACGAGGTGGAGGAGATGCGCCACATTCTCGCCAGTGCCATCGCCCGGCTGCCGGAGCGGGAAAAAACAGTGCTCACCCTCTACTACTACGAGGGTCTGACCCTCGCAGAGATCGGTTCGATCCTCGGTGTCACCGAGAGTCGGGTATGTCAGATCCATACCAAAGCCGTCATCCAGCTCCGATCCCGCATGGCGGCATCCGAGCGCGAACCCGCCTGA
- a CDS encoding tyrosine recombinase XerC — protein MAWHEQEFLASLTSVAPRTRDAYRSDLAGFITWAERGDLHEPGGVDRVLLRRYVAHLSARRYAKRSIARKVAALRRYFRWAARTGRIPTDPSINLLAPRGEGRLPRVLRQDELSVLLDAPRPAALSGDPVVRVRDDAVLELLYGSGLRVGELCSLDPTDLDLERARATVWGKGGKQRVLPLSEPSVAALRAWLVHRPDQAALFVNRRGHRLTPRDVRRLLDRRAVSPTHPHALRHTFATHLLDGGADLRVVQELLGHADLSTTQRYTHVSRERLRVVYEATHPRA, from the coding sequence ATGGCATGGCATGAGCAGGAGTTCCTCGCCTCGCTTACCTCAGTCGCACCGCGCACGCGGGATGCCTACCGCAGCGATCTTGCTGGCTTCATCACCTGGGCCGAGCGCGGCGATCTCCACGAGCCCGGCGGCGTGGACCGCGTCCTGCTGCGTCGATACGTGGCGCATCTGTCGGCCCGTCGCTATGCCAAACGTTCCATCGCCCGCAAGGTGGCCGCGCTGCGCCGTTACTTCCGCTGGGCGGCCCGCACCGGGCGCATCCCCACCGACCCGAGCATCAATCTCTTGGCCCCGCGAGGCGAGGGGCGCCTCCCGCGGGTGCTGCGCCAAGACGAACTCAGCGTGCTCCTCGATGCCCCCCGCCCGGCCGCCCTTAGCGGTGATCCGGTGGTCCGGGTGCGAGACGACGCGGTGTTGGAGCTGCTCTACGGGAGCGGGTTACGGGTGGGCGAACTTTGTTCCCTCGACCCCACCGACCTCGACTTGGAACGCGCTCGCGCCACCGTGTGGGGCAAGGGTGGCAAGCAGCGCGTGTTGCCCCTCAGCGAACCGTCGGTGGCAGCACTGCGGGCCTGGCTGGTCCACCGCCCGGACCAGGCGGCGTTGTTCGTCAACCGCCGTGGTCATCGCCTTACCCCTCGGGATGTCCGCCGCCTGCTCGACCGGCGGGCCGTTTCGCCGACCCATCCCCATGCCCTTCGTCACACTTTCGCCACCCACCTGCTCGATGGTGGGGCTGACCTGCGGGTGGTGCAGGAACTCCTGGGTCACGCCGACCTCTCCACCACACAGAGGTACACTCATGTCAGTAGAGAGCGTCTCCGTGTTGTGTACGAGGCCACCCACCCCCGGGCGTAG